From Verrucomicrobiota bacterium:
GTCGCGCAAGGCTCGGAGTACCCGCGATGGAAGCCGGGAACGGAATTCAAAGCCCGCCGTGAAGCCATGCTCCGCTCCTCGACCGGCCGCTGACCTCAAATCATTTCTGCAAGGTATTCCTACGCCTCCTGCCCGCTACTTGAGGCCTGCATACACACGATGCACGTCGTCGTGATCGTCAAGCCCTTCCAGGAACGCCACGACCGATCGCCGCTGTTCTTCGGCCAACTCGACAAAGTTCTTCGCCAAGTAACGCATTTCTGAAGCCTGCACCACCCAGCCCGCCGCCCTCAACGCTTTCGCCACCGCGTCCAAATCGCGAATCTCCGTGATAAATCGGGCTCCCGTCTGACCTTCGGACACCTCCCCGCCTTCCAGCGGTTCCACGTTCTGCGCCCCCGCCTCGATGGCCGCGGCCTCAATATCCTGGCCCTCGCCACCCGGTCGCACCGCCTCCACCACACCCATGTGATCGAAAAAGAAAGCGACGCTGCCGGGATTGCCCAACTGGCCGGATTTGAACAGATTTCGAATCTCCGGCGCCGTCCGATTGCGGTTGTCCGTCAGGCACTCGACGATCACCGGCACCTTGTGCGGCGCGAACCCCTCGTAGGTCACCTGTTCGTACGTAATTTTTTCGTCGGTCAATCCCGCGCCCTTCTTGACGGCGCGATCGATCGTGTCCCGCGGAACCGAGGCCTTGCGGGCGGACTCCACCGCGGCGGAAAGCCGGGCGTTCAAGTCCGGATCCGCGCCGCCAAGCTTGGCGGCAACCATCAATTCCCGCACGAGCTTGCCAATCACTTGTCCACGCTTGGTCGCATTCGCGACGCGGCCCGCTTGTTTCCATTGAGCACCCACAGCCCGTTGATAATGCCTCGACCGCGAGAGATCAACGTGTTTGCGGTGAAATGTCGAAACCGCCACACCTAGAGGTCGATCTGCCAAACCCGAGCAAAACCCCTCGCGATGAAGCCCGTCTTCAGACCC
This genomic window contains:
- a CDS encoding YebC/PmpR family DNA-binding transcriptional regulator, translating into MGAQWKQAGRVANATKRGQVIGKLVRELMVAAKLGGADPDLNARLSAAVESARKASVPRDTIDRAVKKGAGLTDEKITYEQVTYEGFAPHKVPVIVECLTDNRNRTAPEIRNLFKSGQLGNPGSVAFFFDHMGVVEAVRPGGEGQDIEAAAIEAGAQNVEPLEGGEVSEGQTGARFITEIRDLDAVAKALRAAGWVVQASEMRYLAKNFVELAEEQRRSVVAFLEGLDDHDDVHRVYAGLK